A stretch of the Borreliella spielmanii genome encodes the following:
- a CDS encoding fibronectin type III domain-containing protein: MRLILMLLLFFACFSSLLSQELKLILDSKKNFKFIQDSKNITFERDMRGLLGIYLGRYKAVLDLNNIDLRLEIGRDNKLKDTSLNYLVSAKSLRVSNEFRNVSNGSLIFYSNQNSIKFKPLTKKAFFFSGNTVSDFTIKFWVYRTTSVTGEIIFSWDGYKNINNLWVDQSIRLESDEGNFVWVLNNVFLKDNKNPIKIRMKSNDDFIPKKWHLHTLRYRQRDGILEYLIDSKPQAIEYVTDNKKEGSGYLLSIGNFIDFTLGTYFTGAVENLEIHKSFEEVSNAFFSKNMGYIITEPIKLSKYYSQILSFDVDSNVPKDTEIVYYYRLDNKVFYDTDSYGNIKKNLTGAWIHFDPKKDFPDSKISKYIQIKVEFYPSGDSVSSPSLYSMSITYVPEAAPFPPVITKVIPGSREVFIEWIPVVNSSVEGYYIYIGVTSGNYHGKTSGSLISPIDVGNQTSFKITGLEDGRLYYISIAAYNLDKSVNKTSFSKEISVRPMEIFKKYE; the protein is encoded by the coding sequence TGCGTGTTTTTCTAGTCTTTTATCTCAAGAATTGAAGTTGATACTTGATTCAAAAAAAAATTTTAAATTTATTCAAGATTCTAAAAATATTACTTTTGAAAGGGATATGAGGGGTTTGCTTGGTATTTATTTGGGTAGATATAAAGCTGTTTTAGATTTGAATAATATTGATTTACGCTTAGAAATAGGAAGGGATAATAAATTAAAAGACACATCTTTAAACTATTTAGTTAGTGCAAAAAGTTTGAGAGTTTCAAATGAATTTCGTAATGTCTCTAACGGCTCTTTAATTTTTTATTCAAATCAAAATTCTATTAAGTTTAAGCCATTGACAAAAAAAGCATTCTTTTTCTCAGGCAATACCGTTTCTGATTTTACTATTAAGTTTTGGGTATATCGAACAACTTCTGTTACAGGAGAAATTATTTTTAGTTGGGATGGTTATAAAAATATTAATAATTTGTGGGTAGATCAGTCTATTAGATTGGAAAGTGATGAGGGAAATTTTGTTTGGGTTTTAAACAATGTATTTTTAAAAGATAATAAAAATCCTATCAAAATTAGAATGAAAAGCAATGATGATTTTATTCCAAAGAAATGGCATTTACATACTTTAAGATATAGACAAAGGGACGGCATACTTGAATATTTAATAGACTCTAAACCTCAAGCAATAGAATATGTAACGGATAACAAGAAGGAAGGATCAGGATATTTATTAAGTATTGGCAATTTTATTGATTTTACTCTAGGAACTTATTTTACTGGTGCTGTTGAGAATTTAGAAATACATAAAAGCTTTGAAGAAGTTAGCAATGCTTTTTTTTCAAAGAATATGGGATACATTATTACAGAGCCTATTAAGCTTTCTAAATATTATTCTCAAATATTGTCTTTTGATGTTGATTCTAATGTTCCTAAGGATACAGAGATTGTTTATTATTATAGATTAGATAATAAAGTGTTTTATGATACAGATAGCTATGGGAATATTAAGAAAAATTTAACTGGGGCTTGGATTCATTTTGATCCTAAAAAAGATTTTCCAGATTCGAAAATATCAAAATATATTCAAATAAAAGTTGAATTTTATCCTAGTGGAGATTCTGTAAGCAGTCCTTCTCTTTATAGTATGTCGATCACTTATGTTCCCGAAGCAGCTCCATTTCCTCCTGTGATAACAAAAGTTATTCCAGGTTCTAGGGAAGTTTTTATTGAGTGGATTCCTGTTGTTAATAGTAGTGTTGAAGGATATTATATTTATATTGGCGTTACCTCTGGTAATTATCATGGAAAAACCAGTGGCTCTTTAATTTCTCCTATTGATGTTGGAAATCAAACTTCTTTTAAGATTACAGGACTTGAAGATGGAAGGCTTTATTATATTAGTATTGCTGCTTACAATTTAGACAAAAGTGTTAATAAGACTTCTTTTTCAAAGGAAATTTCTGTAAGGCCTATGGAGATTTTTAAAAAATATGAATAA